In Candidatus Curtissbacteria bacterium, a single genomic region encodes these proteins:
- the recG gene encoding ATP-dependent DNA helicase RecG: MNPLTSVENLPGVGKYYSYKLKKLGIETVEDLIYHFPFRYEDFSKLETIQDVTPGEKISIVGNVWQIKNIRTRFGKFITTATVADESGTCEVIWFNQPYLTKTIKAGTPISLSGKAEIEGQHLKLISPSFEILHSSKSPIPTDSETLHTGRLVPIYPETEGVSSKWLRARIKSLLPLYLDAQKDFVPEQITKRHQLEDLETALSQIHFPKSYEDVEKARKRLSFDELFQLQFMSIKRRRDWQQMRKSPQLAVDRTQLKALIDSLPFKLTTAQEKAVEQITNDFKRTIPSNRLLEGDVGSGKTVVAAIAAFFALSNDFDVLFAAPTEILAFQHQRTLEEILSPHGVTVGIWTGSRKVKGQLTCGTHALLTTFKPNRQVGLVIVDEQHRFGVAQRAKLFLDQSKKVTPHLLTMTATPIPRTLSLTLYGDLDLTILDEMPKGRQKISTFVVPNFKRADAYKFIEKQVKEGRQVFILTPFVEPSETMETVKAATEEFKKLKTKFSKGIKLGLLHGRLKSKEKEEIINKFKKNKIHVLVTTPVVEVGIDVPNANVMMIESAERFGLAQLHQLRGRVGRGEHKSYCLLFTPSKGENSVKRLKSMEKVHAGFELAEIDLNMRGPGETFGLKQSGFTSLKIADITDREMIVIAQTEAKKLIEEDPDLKNNKAFTEKLKRIENEYVQPN; the protein is encoded by the coding sequence ATGAATCCGCTTACATCTGTCGAGAATCTGCCAGGCGTTGGAAAATATTATTCTTATAAACTCAAAAAGCTCGGCATAGAAACCGTCGAAGACCTTATATATCATTTTCCATTTCGTTACGAAGATTTTTCCAAACTGGAAACTATACAAGACGTAACTCCAGGAGAAAAAATAAGCATTGTCGGCAACGTCTGGCAAATCAAAAACATCAGAACCAGGTTTGGAAAATTTATAACGACAGCGACAGTCGCCGACGAATCGGGAACTTGCGAAGTAATTTGGTTTAACCAACCGTATTTAACAAAAACCATAAAAGCTGGTACTCCAATTTCTCTTTCGGGAAAGGCAGAAATAGAAGGACAACATCTGAAGCTCATTTCACCATCATTTGAAATTCTCCACAGTTCAAAAAGCCCCATCCCGACAGACTCTGAAACGCTACACACGGGCAGACTTGTCCCCATTTATCCTGAGACAGAAGGTGTGAGCTCGAAATGGCTGAGGGCAAGAATCAAAAGTCTTTTGCCGCTTTATTTAGATGCGCAAAAAGACTTTGTTCCTGAACAAATAACAAAAAGGCATCAGCTCGAGGACCTTGAAACAGCACTATCGCAAATACATTTCCCAAAAAGCTACGAGGACGTCGAAAAAGCCAGAAAAAGGCTGTCATTTGATGAACTTTTTCAACTCCAATTCATGTCGATCAAAAGAAGGCGCGACTGGCAACAAATGCGCAAATCCCCACAGCTTGCGGTCGACAGGACCCAGCTCAAAGCGCTAATTGATTCGCTTCCTTTTAAATTGACTACGGCCCAGGAAAAAGCAGTCGAGCAAATAACAAATGATTTTAAAAGAACGATTCCATCCAACAGACTATTGGAAGGAGACGTAGGTTCCGGTAAAACAGTGGTTGCTGCAATTGCTGCCTTCTTCGCTCTAAGTAATGACTTCGACGTCTTATTTGCGGCTCCTACAGAAATCCTTGCCTTCCAGCATCAAAGAACACTTGAAGAAATACTTTCACCGCACGGAGTAACAGTCGGTATCTGGACAGGAAGCAGAAAGGTCAAAGGTCAACTAACTTGTGGCACTCATGCGCTTCTGACAACTTTCAAACCCAACAGGCAAGTGGGCCTCGTAATTGTCGACGAGCAACACAGGTTTGGAGTTGCTCAACGCGCGAAATTATTTCTGGACCAATCCAAAAAAGTTACGCCTCATCTTTTAACAATGACGGCGACGCCAATTCCAAGGACTCTATCGCTAACCTTGTATGGAGATCTCGATCTAACAATTCTGGACGAAATGCCCAAAGGTAGACAAAAAATCTCGACGTTCGTAGTTCCAAATTTTAAAAGAGCAGACGCGTACAAATTTATCGAAAAGCAAGTTAAAGAGGGTAGACAAGTGTTTATTCTCACACCTTTTGTCGAACCTTCAGAAACGATGGAAACGGTTAAGGCTGCTACAGAGGAATTCAAAAAACTCAAGACGAAATTCTCAAAAGGCATTAAGTTGGGTCTGTTGCACGGCCGACTCAAATCTAAAGAAAAGGAAGAAATAATCAACAAATTCAAAAAAAATAAAATTCACGTTTTAGTAACTACTCCTGTTGTCGAAGTCGGAATCGACGTGCCAAACGCAAACGTGATGATGATCGAATCAGCAGAACGTTTCGGCCTCGCTCAACTCCACCAGTTGCGGGGAAGAGTGGGCAGAGGAGAGCATAAGTCTTATTGTTTACTATTTACCCCTTCTAAAGGCGAAAACTCAGTAAAGCGCCTCAAAAGCATGGAAAAAGTCCATGCCGGGTTCGAACTGGCAGAAATTGACCTTAACATGAGAGGCCCGGGCGAAACATTCGGCCTAAAGCAATCTGGTTTCACAAGTTTAAAAATCGCAGATATTACCGACAGGGAAATGATAGTTATTGCTCAAACCGAGGCCAAAAAGCTGATAGAAGAGGATCCTGATCTTAAAAACAATAAGGCTTTTACCGAAAAACTTAAAAGAATAGAAAACGAATACGTCCAGCCTAACTAA
- the tyrS gene encoding tyrosine--tRNA ligase — protein MDQTDKALTRSVVEVLPSKDGLAKLMAKKKIRLYLGVDPTGGRLHLGHSIPLRKLQEFADLGHEAILVIGTGTVLAGDPSQRDSARPKITQEQIDEHMKDWKGQVEKIIDFNKVQIKQNGDWLLKLGLADILNIASNISATQLFKREMFQRRIDAGDTVWLHETLYPLLQGYDSVAMDVDLEIGGTDQTFNMLIGRELQKKMNKREKFVLTTPLISGTNGKQMSKTTGNCIWLDDSPTDMYGKIMSIPDSLIEEYWKNLTDLDESELKNLKPLDAKKKLAGEIVRIYHGEEEAAKAQGSFEKTFQRREGPEEVEAVEVTQGATLMDLLTQIGDSKSEAKRLIEQGGIDIDDKRAEDPNIQLEDGQLVKIGKRKFVKIRIK, from the coding sequence ATGGATCAAACAGACAAAGCCCTCACCAGATCAGTTGTCGAAGTTCTGCCTAGTAAAGACGGCCTTGCAAAGTTAATGGCGAAGAAAAAGATCCGCCTTTATCTCGGCGTCGACCCGACTGGCGGGAGACTTCATCTTGGCCATTCAATTCCTCTTAGAAAGCTCCAGGAGTTTGCGGATCTTGGGCATGAAGCAATTCTTGTCATCGGCACCGGCACCGTTCTTGCGGGCGATCCGTCCCAACGTGATTCAGCCCGCCCAAAAATTACCCAGGAACAAATTGACGAACACATGAAAGACTGGAAAGGCCAGGTTGAGAAAATTATTGACTTCAATAAAGTCCAAATTAAACAGAACGGCGATTGGCTCCTAAAGCTAGGTCTTGCCGACATACTCAATATCGCCTCGAACATAAGCGCCACTCAGCTATTTAAACGCGAAATGTTCCAGCGCAGAATCGACGCCGGCGACACAGTCTGGCTCCATGAAACTCTTTACCCGCTTTTGCAGGGTTACGATTCTGTAGCTATGGATGTTGATTTGGAAATCGGCGGAACAGATCAAACATTCAATATGCTCATTGGTCGCGAGCTACAAAAGAAAATGAACAAAAGGGAAAAGTTTGTTTTAACCACCCCACTTATTTCCGGAACCAATGGCAAGCAAATGAGCAAAACTACAGGCAATTGTATTTGGCTCGATGATTCACCCACAGATATGTACGGCAAAATTATGTCTATCCCAGACAGCTTAATAGAAGAGTATTGGAAAAACCTCACGGACTTGGACGAGTCGGAATTAAAAAATCTCAAGCCGCTAGACGCCAAAAAGAAACTCGCAGGAGAAATCGTGAGGATCTATCATGGTGAGGAAGAAGCAGCAAAAGCTCAAGGAAGTTTCGAGAAAACATTCCAAAGAAGAGAAGGTCCAGAGGAAGTGGAAGCAGTAGAAGTTACTCAGGGAGCGACACTAATGGACCTGTTGACACAAATTGGAGATTCTAAGTCCGAAGCCAAAAGATTGATCGAACAAGGCGGCATAGACATCGATGACAAAAGGGCGGAGGATCCGAACATACAACTCGAAGACGGGCAACTTGTTAAAATTGGCAAAAGAAAGTTTGTTAAAATAAGAATCAAATAA